Genomic segment of Streptomyces longhuiensis:
CTCGCGCAGGCCATGGTCGCCGTCTCCGCGCGCGCGGGGCGGCCGGTCTGGATTCCGGACGATGTCGCGGGAACGTGCTGCGCCACGATCTGGCACTCGAAGGGCTACGACGAGGGCAACACCGTCATGGCGAACCGGATCGTCGAGGCGGCCTGGGGCTGGACCGCCGGCGGCAGACTGCCGCTCGTCGTCGACGCCTCGTCGTGCACGCTCGGCATCGCCCATGAGGTCGTCCCCTATCTGACGGACGACAACAGAGAGTTGCACAAGGAGCTCAAGATCGTCGACTCGATCGTGTGGGCGGCGGACGAGCTGCTGCCGCATCTGACGGTGCACCGGACGGTCGGTTCGGCGGTCCTTCATCCGACGTGTTCCATGGAACACCTGGGCGATGTGGCGCAGTTGCGGGCCGTCGCCGAGGCTTGCGCCGACGAGGTCGTCGTCCCGGACGACGCGGGATGCTGTGCCTTCGCGGGCGACCGGGGCATGCTCCACAAGGAACTCACCGAGTCGGCCACCCGCAAGGAGGCGGCCGAGGTGACCGCCCGTGGCTTCGACGCGCATCTGTCGGCGAACCGGATGTGCGAGGTGGGCATGGATCACGCGACGGGCCGCAGCTATTACTCCGTGATCGTGGAGCTGGAGCGCGCGACGCGTCCCTAGGGTCTGTCGCGAAGGGTTCGCGTCGTCCGCCCCCGGGGCGTGGATGCCGAGTTTCAAGGCCGATCGCCCCATTCCGACCGTCCGCCTGGAGGGGTGTGGGTACCGAGCTTCAGGCCCCAGCTGCCTAGTGCCACATTCCGGCCATCCGCCCGCGGGGGCGTGGATCCGGGGTTCAGGGCCACGTTCGTGGACCGGGTCGCCGCCCGTGGGTGGCGACCTCGGCACGCTGCGCGGCGGCGAACGAGGCAGTCGGGATCCCCGAATGAGACGGCAGTGAAGTCTGCCGCCATGCGGGATGCGCCGTATCGGCGAGCGCGCGGACGACTCCCCCGCTACCCATGAGTCCCAAAGAGTCCGTAAAGAAAGTCCAACTCCCGGACCACTTCTGTCCCTTGCGCCCCGGTGTCGGCTTCTCCAGGGTGGCTAGCGCTTGCAGCGCACCCACCCATCGATGGAGGTCCGATGCACGACGACAACGCGACACCGGCACCCGACGCGAGCCACGAGCACCCCCACCATCCCGAAGACGACACCGCCGGGCAGTCCCGCAGGTCCGTCCTGCGGACGGCCGGCATCGCCGGGGCGGGGCTCGGGCTCGGCGCGTTCACCGGTGGCACGGCGCAGGCCGCCGACGGATCGGCCGAGGCCGGGCGCGGCGGTGCCGGGCAGGCCGGGGCGACGGCCGCCGAGCCTCCGGCCCGGAAGGGCGAGACCATGGTCGGCGTGCCCTTCGAGGGGCGTTCCACCGTGCGGGTCGGCATCATCGGGCTCGGCAACCGCGGCGGCAGCATGATCGATCTGTTCCTGGCGATGCCGGGGGTCCAAGTGGTCGCGCTCTGCGACCCGGTGAAGGACAAGACCGCGAGTGCGGCGGCCAAGGTGACGGCAGCGGGGCAGCCCGCCCCGGCGACGTACACCAAGGGCGATCACGACTTCGAGAACCTGTGCAAGCGGGGCGACATCGACTTCGTGTACGCGGCGACGCCCTGGGACTGGCACTTCGAGATGGCGAAGACGGCGATGCTGAACGGCAAGCACGTCGGTGTGGAGTGTCCGATCGCCCTCCAGCTCGACCAGCTCTGGGAGTTGGTCGATCTCTCCGAGCGCACCCGCAGACACTGCATGCAGCTGGAGAACTGCTGTTACGGCAGGAACGAGATGCGGGTCCTGCGGATGGCGCACGCCGGCAAGTTCGGCGACCTGCTGCACGGAGCGGGCGCCTACAACCACGACCTGCGCGGCCTGATGTTCGACCCCGATTACTACGAGGGTCCGTGGCGGCGGCTGTGGCACACGAGGCTGCGCGGCGATCTGTACCCCAACCACGGCTTCGGTCCGGTCGCCAACTACATGGACATCAACCGCGGTGACCGCGTCACGCACATCTCCAGCTTCGGCACGCCCTCGCTGGGCCTCGCCCAGTACCGCGAGGCCCACATGCCGAAGGGCGACCCGAGCTGGAAGGAGACGTACATCGAGTCCGACCGCACCATCAGCCTGGTCCAGACGGCGAAGGGGCGCGTCATCCGGCTCGAACACGATGTGTCCACGCCCCACCCCTACTCTCGGATCAACAGCCTCGGCGGCACGAAGGGTGTGTTCGAGGACTACCCGGAGCGGATCTATATAGAGCCGGACCACACGAACGACTCCTGGGGTGACTTCTCCAAGTACACCGACTTCGACCACTGGCTGTGGAAGGAGCACTCCAACCCGCCGGGCGGCCACGGCGGCATGGACTACATCATGGTGTTCCGTCTGATGCAGTGTCTGCGGGTCGGCCTGGTACCGGACTTCGACGTGTACGACGCCGCTACGTGGACGTCTCCGGTGCCGCTGAGCCACCTGTCCATCAAGGCGAAGGGTGCGCCTCAGGCGATCCCCGACTTCACGCGCGGGATGTGGAAGAAGGCGCGGCCGGGGGTGGATTCCGAGAAGCCCGCGGGGGCCTGACGGCGCGGGGCCCGGCACGCACGCACGCGTGTGTGCCGGGCCACGCTCGGGCTCAACCCGCTGTCTCCGCAGCAGGCTTGGAGGTCTGGAGCTTCGCGAGCTCCGGCGACTCGACCGGCTCGTCGCGGTCCTCCTCCGGTACGAACGGGAGCTCGCCGCCCAGCACCTTCTTGGCCTTGGCCGTGTCGAGCGCGCCCTCCCAGCGGGAGACCGCGAAGACGGCCACGCAGTTGCCGAGCAGGTTCGTGGAGACGCGCATGGCGTCCATGATGCGGTCGACGCCGAGCAGCAGGGCGACGGCACCCGCCGGGATGACCCCGAGTGCGGACGCGGTGGCCGACAGGGCGAGGAAGGCCGATCCGGGCACCCCCGCCATGCCCTTGCTGGTGAGCATCAGAACGATCACCACGGTGATCTGCTGGCCGAGCGAGAGGTCCACGCCGACGGCCTGCGCGATGAACAACGTACCGATGGAGAGATAGATCGACGCTCCGTCGAGGTTGAACGAGTACCCCGTCGGCAGGACCAGGCCCACGGCGTCGTCGCGGCAGCCGGCATGGCGCAGCTTCTGCATCATGCGCGGCATGACCGTCTCACTGGAGGCGGTGCCGAGGGCGAGGAGCAGTTCCTCCCGCGTGTAGCGGACGAACTTCCACAGGCTCAGTCCGGTGACCGCCTTCATGGCGAGGCCGAGGAGCACGAGGAAGATCACGGCGACGGCGTAACAGACGCCGATGAGCTTGCCGTACGTCGACAGTGCGCCGAGTCCGTACTCCCCCACCAGGTGCGCCGTCGCGCCGAACACGGCGAGCGGGGCCAGCTTCATGATGAAGCCGACGACGGCGAAGACCACTTCCTGGCCCTGTTCGATGGCGGGCAGGATCGCGGGGACCTTGGTGTTGCCGAGATGCAGCAGCGCGGCGCCCACGAGGCAGGCGAGGACGAGCACTTGGAGCAGCGAGTTCTCGGCGAAGGCGCCGACGGCGCTGTCGGGGAGCGAGTGCAGGATGAAGTCGCCGGTCGACGGGAGCGAGCCGCCTCCGGTCTTGTCCTCCACGGCGGACGCGTCCAGCTTGGACGGGTCGACGTTCATTCCGACGCCGGGGCCCGCCAGGTTTCCGGCGAGCAGTCCGACGACGAGGGC
This window contains:
- a CDS encoding Gfo/Idh/MocA family protein, producing MHDDNATPAPDASHEHPHHPEDDTAGQSRRSVLRTAGIAGAGLGLGAFTGGTAQAADGSAEAGRGGAGQAGATAAEPPARKGETMVGVPFEGRSTVRVGIIGLGNRGGSMIDLFLAMPGVQVVALCDPVKDKTASAAAKVTAAGQPAPATYTKGDHDFENLCKRGDIDFVYAATPWDWHFEMAKTAMLNGKHVGVECPIALQLDQLWELVDLSERTRRHCMQLENCCYGRNEMRVLRMAHAGKFGDLLHGAGAYNHDLRGLMFDPDYYEGPWRRLWHTRLRGDLYPNHGFGPVANYMDINRGDRVTHISSFGTPSLGLAQYREAHMPKGDPSWKETYIESDRTISLVQTAKGRVIRLEHDVSTPHPYSRINSLGGTKGVFEDYPERIYIEPDHTNDSWGDFSKYTDFDHWLWKEHSNPPGGHGGMDYIMVFRLMQCLRVGLVPDFDVYDAATWTSPVPLSHLSIKAKGAPQAIPDFTRGMWKKARPGVDSEKPAGA
- a CDS encoding cation:dicarboxylate symporter family transporter, producing the protein MPQSVPSLPRRAARVLRTSLFAQVACALVIGVVVGRLWPHAGTAVQPLGDGFVRLIKAMIAPLVFCVVVAGITKAGDLKAFGRIGLKALLWFEVATTVALVVGLLAGNLAGPGVGMNVDPSKLDASAVEDKTGGGSLPSTGDFILHSLPDSAVGAFAENSLLQVLVLACLVGAALLHLGNTKVPAILPAIEQGQEVVFAVVGFIMKLAPLAVFGATAHLVGEYGLGALSTYGKLIGVCYAVAVIFLVLLGLAMKAVTGLSLWKFVRYTREELLLALGTASSETVMPRMMQKLRHAGCRDDAVGLVLPTGYSFNLDGASIYLSIGTLFIAQAVGVDLSLGQQITVVIVLMLTSKGMAGVPGSAFLALSATASALGVIPAGAVALLLGVDRIMDAMRVSTNLLGNCVAVFAVSRWEGALDTAKAKKVLGGELPFVPEEDRDEPVESPELAKLQTSKPAAETAG